From a region of the candidate division WOR-3 bacterium genome:
- a CDS encoding 30S ribosomal protein S19 gives MARSLKKGPYIDAKLMKKITQLIDSGEKKIIKTYARRSMIPPEFVGFTIAVHNGNRFIPVYITERMVGHKLGEFAPTRTFRQHSGTRKEEKKQREFEK, from the coding sequence ATGGCGAGATCATTGAAAAAAGGTCCTTATATTGACGCCAAACTGATGAAAAAAATAACCCAACTGATCGATTCAGGAGAAAAAAAGATAATAAAGACCTATGCAAGAAGATCAATGATTCCTCCTGAATTCGTCGGTTTTACGATCGCTGTCCATAATGGAAATCGCTTCATCCCCGTCTATATCACCGAAAGAATGGTGGGCCATAAACTTGGAGAGTTCGCTCCTACACGCACATTCCGTCAGCATTCAGGCACAAGAAAAGAAGAAAAGAAACAGAGAGAGTTTGAAAAATGA
- a CDS encoding 30S ribosomal protein S10, giving the protein MNKLRIRLKSYDHRILDQSVKAIVETAKRFGVNISGPIPIPTERSLYTVLRSPHVDKKSREQFELRVHKRLIELNDVTSDIIDALNKLEIPAGVYIEVKAM; this is encoded by the coding sequence ATGAATAAATTAAGAATCAGATTAAAATCATACGATCACCGCATACTCGACCAATCAGTAAAGGCGATTGTGGAGACCGCCAAGCGCTTCGGTGTGAATATTTCAGGTCCCATTCCGATTCCCACTGAACGTTCTCTATACACAGTGCTCCGTTCACCGCATGTCGATAAAAAATCACGCGAACAGTTTGAACTGCGCGTTCACAAACGGCTCATCGAGTTGAACGACGTCACCTCTGATATAATCGACGCACTCAATAAACTGGAGATTCCAGCGGGTGTATATATTGAAGTGAAGGCGATGTAA
- the tuf gene encoding elongation factor Tu (EF-Tu; promotes GTP-dependent binding of aminoacyl-tRNA to the A-site of ribosomes during protein biosynthesis; when the tRNA anticodon matches the mRNA codon, GTP hydrolysis results; the inactive EF-Tu-GDP leaves the ribosome and release of GDP is promoted by elongation factor Ts; many prokaryotes have two copies of the gene encoding EF-Tu): DPAYECIWKLLDAIDSYIPTPQRDVDKPFLLAIEDIFSITGRGTVVTGRVERGRLKPGEEVEIVGFGKRFKTVATSLEMFRKILDEGVAGDNIGILLRGVGKDEVERGMVVARPDSINPHKRFNAEVYVLKKEEGGRHTPFFNGYRPQFYVRTTDVTGVVKLPEGVEMVMPGDNANLEVELITPVAIEQGLRFAIREGGKTVGAGVVTKIIE, encoded by the coding sequence GATCCGGCGTATGAGTGTATTTGGAAGTTATTGGATGCGATTGACAGTTATATTCCGACGCCGCAGCGGGATGTGGACAAGCCGTTTTTGTTGGCGATTGAGGATATTTTTTCGATTACGGGTCGTGGTACGGTGGTGACGGGTCGAGTGGAGCGTGGTCGTTTGAAGCCGGGTGAGGAGGTGGAGATTGTTGGTTTTGGCAAGCGGTTCAAGACGGTGGCGACGTCATTGGAGATGTTTCGGAAGATATTGGATGAGGGTGTTGCTGGAGATAACATCGGGATATTATTGCGTGGTGTTGGCAAGGATGAGGTTGAGCGTGGTATGGTGGTGGCGCGGCCGGACAGTATCAATCCGCACAAGCGTTTCAATGCCGAGGTTTACGTATTGAAGAAGGAGGAGGGTGGTCGTCATACGCCGTTTTTCAATGGTTATCGGCCGCAGTTTTATGTGCGGACGACTGATGTGACGGGTGTGGTGAAGTTGCCTGAAGGTGTTGAGATGGTGATGCCTGGGGACAATGCGAATTTAGAGGTTGAGTTGATTACGCCGGTTGCGATTGAGCAGGGTCTGCGGTTTGCGATTCGTGAAGGCGGCAAGACCGTCGGCGCCGGCGTCGTCACAAAGATAATAGAATAA
- a CDS encoding 50S ribosomal protein L22: MIAKAVKRYERISPRKVKRMLDIIRGKGVVEARALLKFNHSRSRIPVLKTLDSAVANLKVKVGSVRVDDSDLYIKEAKADEGPMMKRWRAGFRGTADMIRRRTCHITLIVDSYKPLESEEK; encoded by the coding sequence ATGATTGCAAAAGCAGTTAAGCGTTATGAACGAATTTCTCCCAGAAAAGTGAAGAGAATGCTTGATATTATCAGAGGAAAAGGTGTTGTGGAAGCAAGGGCACTCTTGAAATTCAATCATTCACGATCCAGAATCCCCGTATTGAAAACCCTGGACTCCGCGGTCGCCAACCTAAAAGTGAAGGTCGGATCTGTTCGGGTCGACGACAGTGACCTGTATATCAAAGAGGCAAAAGCGGACGAGGGTCCGATGATGAAACGCTGGCGTGCAGGGTTTCGCGGTACAGCGGATATGATCAGACGAAGGACATGCCATATCACCCTGATCGTTGATTCATATAAACCACTTGAAAGCGAGGAAAAGTAA
- a CDS encoding 50S ribosomal protein L4 → METKLFDREGKEVGVVKLADDIFNQQINKVLLWENVTALLKNQRKGTACTKSRAEVRGGGKKPYRQKGIGWARHGSIRSPIWRGGGVTFGPKPRDYRVNIPKKKKFKALLSSLSAKAKEERIKIITELTVDSPKTKEIAGILKKFNLEQAKTLLSTEKIDNNLKLACRNIPNLTLKRVNEINCLDILSADYLLMTKNALQELEKRCATKK, encoded by the coding sequence ATGGAAACAAAATTGTTTGACAGAGAAGGTAAAGAAGTCGGTGTCGTAAAACTGGCGGATGATATATTCAACCAGCAGATAAACAAGGTTTTACTGTGGGAGAATGTTACTGCACTTTTGAAAAATCAGCGCAAAGGCACGGCGTGTACAAAAAGCAGAGCAGAAGTCAGAGGCGGCGGCAAAAAACCTTATCGCCAGAAAGGCATCGGCTGGGCGCGGCACGGTTCAATCCGCTCACCCATCTGGAGGGGCGGAGGAGTGACCTTTGGACCGAAACCGCGTGATTACCGAGTCAATATACCGAAAAAGAAGAAATTCAAAGCGCTCCTTTCGTCACTCAGCGCCAAGGCGAAAGAAGAAAGAATAAAAATAATCACCGAGCTCACGGTCGATTCACCGAAGACGAAGGAGATCGCCGGAATTTTAAAGAAGTTCAACCTGGAACAAGCCAAAACCCTGCTCAGCACTGAAAAGATCGATAACAATCTGAAACTGGCATGCCGCAACATCCCCAATCTCACTCTTAAGAGGGTCAATGAAATCAACTGTCTGGATATCCTTTCTGCGGATTATCTCTTGATGACAAAAAACGCCCTGCAGGAATTGGAGAAGAGATGCGCTACGAAAAAATAA
- a CDS encoding 50S ribosomal protein L2: MGIKKYRPTTPARRYYTVNKPDITKKEPEKSLIFSKKNSGGRNNLGRITARHRGGGHHKIIRMVDFRRDKDNISAVVQAIEYDPNRSALLALLAYADGEKRYIICPEGLSVGDSVISGEDVPIKIGNCLPMRSIPLGVEIHNIELSPNKGAELVRSAGLSCQLLAKEGRYGHIKLPSGEIRLIDLGCRATIGKVSNALHSSVSMGKAGRTRHQGIRPHVRGVAMNPIDHPLGGGEGKSHGGRQPVSPWGWLTKGKKTRKAHKASDKFILKRRK; this comes from the coding sequence ATGGGAATCAAAAAATATCGACCAACAACCCCGGCACGAAGATATTATACGGTGAATAAACCGGACATAACCAAAAAAGAGCCGGAAAAGTCGTTGATATTTTCCAAAAAGAATTCTGGCGGCAGAAATAACCTGGGAAGAATAACTGCACGCCATCGCGGAGGTGGACACCACAAGATTATAAGGATGGTGGATTTCCGGCGGGACAAAGACAATATATCCGCAGTGGTTCAGGCGATCGAGTATGATCCGAATCGGAGCGCCCTTCTCGCCCTGCTTGCTTATGCGGATGGAGAAAAACGATATATCATCTGTCCTGAAGGACTGTCAGTCGGGGATTCGGTGATTTCGGGTGAAGACGTCCCCATAAAAATAGGGAATTGTCTTCCTATGCGCTCCATTCCTCTTGGGGTCGAAATCCACAATATCGAGCTATCGCCCAATAAAGGTGCTGAGCTTGTACGAAGCGCCGGTCTCTCCTGCCAGCTACTGGCAAAAGAAGGACGATACGGCCATATAAAATTACCATCCGGTGAGATAAGACTCATTGACCTGGGTTGTCGCGCGACGATCGGAAAGGTCTCCAATGCACTCCATTCCAGTGTTTCAATGGGTAAGGCGGGTAGAACAAGGCACCAGGGAATAAGACCCCATGTAAGAGGTGTGGCGATGAATCCTATTGATCATCCCTTAGGCGGCGGAGAAGGAAAATCCCATGGCGGAAGACAGCCGGTATCGCCGTGGGGCTGGCTTACCAAAGGTAAAAAAACACGGAAGGCACATAAGGCTTCAGATAAATTCATTCTAAAAAGGAGAAAATAA
- a CDS encoding 50S ribosomal protein L3: protein MVGLIGKKIGMSQVFKEDGVVVPVSMIEAGPCPIVQVKDEKSDGYKAIQLGFGEKKNINKPLEGHLKKAGLKSVKRLFEIRVNNPEKYKVGERIDVSIFKDGDKISVTGWTKGRGFAGGVKRWGWHGGPASHGSMSHRRIGSAGPGSSPGRIWKNKTMPGRYGNERVTIKNLEVVKVDKEKNMLYIKGAVPGARNSYLLLLKEE from the coding sequence ATGGTCGGACTCATCGGTAAAAAAATAGGTATGTCCCAGGTGTTCAAAGAAGACGGCGTTGTTGTTCCGGTCAGCATGATCGAAGCCGGCCCCTGCCCTATCGTACAGGTCAAGGATGAAAAGAGTGACGGATACAAAGCGATCCAGCTCGGTTTCGGTGAAAAGAAGAACATCAACAAACCGCTTGAAGGCCATCTCAAAAAGGCGGGGTTGAAATCGGTCAAACGCCTCTTTGAAATCAGGGTGAACAATCCTGAAAAATATAAGGTCGGTGAACGGATAGATGTTTCGATATTCAAAGACGGCGATAAAATTTCGGTCACAGGCTGGACCAAGGGACGCGGCTTTGCAGGAGGTGTTAAACGATGGGGCTGGCACGGCGGACCGGCTTCCCACGGTTCCATGTCCCATCGGAGAATTGGCTCAGCCGGGCCCGGCTCTTCGCCTGGAAGAATATGGAAAAATAAAACAATGCCCGGCAGGTATGGAAATGAAAGGGTCACCATAAAAAATCTTGAGGTCGTGAAAGTGGATAAGGAAAAGAATATGCTCTACATAAAAGGCGCGGTACCCGGTGCAAGAAACAGTTATCTTTTACTATTGAAAGAGGAATAA
- a CDS encoding 50S ribosomal protein L23 — protein sequence MRYEKIIKKALITEKASRLREMNIYQFVVSKKANKAQIKEAVEKLFGVQVIDVKTANLPGKPRRLGRSEGYVSGYKKASVTLKQGQTIEIAEGV from the coding sequence ATGCGCTACGAAAAAATAATAAAAAAAGCACTCATCACAGAAAAGGCGAGTCGTCTGAGGGAGATGAACATCTATCAATTCGTCGTGTCGAAGAAAGCGAACAAAGCACAGATAAAGGAAGCAGTCGAAAAGCTGTTTGGTGTGCAGGTGATAGACGTGAAGACCGCGAATCTTCCCGGTAAACCGAGAAGATTGGGACGCTCTGAAGGATATGTCTCCGGTTACAAAAAAGCATCTGTTACACTCAAACAAGGACAAACAATCGAAATAGCAGAAGGAGTATAA